Below is a window of Musa acuminata AAA Group cultivar baxijiao chromosome BXJ3-11, Cavendish_Baxijiao_AAA, whole genome shotgun sequence DNA.
AGATATCAAATGCATTTTTCCTTTGTAGGTTTTCTTAACAAAACATTATAAAATTGTCATTGACTCGAAATCAAAATCCACTACAAGAGCTGTAATCTTGGTAAGATTCTGTATATGTTAATCTGCAAACATTCTTGAAGTGTGTTAATGTGACCCTCAAACTCAACTACAGTATATAGAAACTTACAAACAAAAGATCTGAGATACAGCATTGATATGTAaaataatgttttagtatcaacaCAAGGTTGATCAAGTTCTACCTTCTTTAGTTAATagaattaacatgcaattgttTTCCCTATTTACATCTACAATGACTATCAATGTAGATGTTTCTGACAATAACTCTGGCGCAACAGGGTCCAGTTACTATATGAACCTCCTGTTAGAAgaaatttagtaaaattatttatggCAATCTAAAGATTGAGATTTTCAATCAATGTATATCTCTTTGCATAatattgatgacatgatatgtgtgAAGCCTTCCACGATGTGCATATCTCTTTGCATACTTGTCAAACCTCGTTTTTCAGATTTATGTAAGGAAGATAGAAGAAATGAGCTTCTAATCATTCCATGGTGGTGGAAACTCATTCATGATTATGGACAAGGTATTCTGATCCTTCTTGTTGTCTCTGCTAATTCTATTACACTGGCCTAATGCCTTGAACTTGTTTCAGAGCCCAAGGGATTGTCATAGACAGAGAAGAGTGAGCGAAAATAAGATAAATGGAGAAGAAAACCTTGTGAAGCTTCGAAAGTTGAGTTTTTCCAATTGGTTTTGATTAGCTTAAATCTCAATCGTATTCTTTATGAAGTTAAATGCAGGGCTGCTTATACAACATGATTATTTCATCTGTCCTCTAATTTATTAAGATCAATCTGTTGTGACTTTGAAGCACTTGTCTGGGAACATTAAAATTGGGAATTAGTGcctcattttaatttttcatttagGAAACTTTATGATCGAAAAAGTTGACTATAGATGGTTACAGAGAACCGAGATTAACATCTGTCATGTTTGTCATGGTTGATGAAGAGAAGTATGAGATTTACATCATGAACAAGTTTGAGATCAATATATGTCATGTTTGTCAATAAATAATTATTTCTAGGGTTAGCCCAATAGAGTCGCTACTTGGAGTCTCCAAGGGTGGAAAGGTTCCATAGataatcttttttttgttttaagtcaGAAAATTTATTGTGTGATTTTGATAAGGGACAAATAAATAGTAAAAGATAACAGAGTGACTATTCTTATCACCTTTGTTTTCTCATTTCTCATATCATATGGAGATATAAATTGGATGGTGTCAGGAAAACTACAATATAATTATCACAACAATTTTCTTTTATCCTATATGGTGGTGTCAGAGTGTCCTTCAAATCTCTAATATATTCGTATTAATTTGTTCTGAATGATTAATCTTTTTTTGGTATCGCACACTAAAATAACAAGATATCGCATCATAGTATATTTCAATGTTTATTATTAGAATAATATATTGAAATCGAGGTGCTATTCCGAGATAAAATATTAACCTAAGAATGTCAATATGGATATATCGACGATAGAATACCATGTAAATACCGATGTGATCACATGTTATTAACATATGATATTAACATGTAAATATGgacttggatttggatttgggtaACTTACGATGGAGTGGTAGTGGCAAACCCCTCGAGAAGTGAATGGGTGGATTGGTGCGTGGGCATGCCAATGATTAGGGTGGTAGAGTAGACACGTGAATGAAATAAGGGTACGTGCATGGTTTGTCCCTAATGGCATGCAGACAACCTAGTAAGCCACAATGGTGTGAGAGTCATCACCACAACCATCCAACCACTGTACGTATTGCTATCCTCCACCTCCCACTGAGCTGTCATCGACGTTGTATCACGGCAATGTCACGAGATGCGGTCTGTCTCAACATTTTGGTGTCACTATCCatccatatacatatacatatataaatatacacaaaCATGTACGCGCATCAATGTATGTGCTCTGACACACGGTTGGGAGAAATATTTACCTCTCTTCTCGGCTTGACACATGTCCATCCCGTCAGCATAAGGTGGTCAAGACCTTCGGTCATCATTAGGTTATGTCAACATTTAtcgaatataaaatattcaaaaaatattccttcactcggtaaaatattttaataggtTAAATCAGATATATATAAAAGGTAAACCAAACCTTGATAAATGAAGGTTATATAATATTCACCCTCGTCTCCTCCTATTTCAACCAAGAGCTTCTCGGTTGTATCTTAAAAACTCATTTGGCATATAGATCCAAATCGAGTTAAATCAATTTTATTATCATCGAttgatagaagatcatgatagaaGCAAATATGAAATAATATCCTTGTATTTCTTACATCCTCAATATTTGAGGATCAATTATAGATTTAAATGTGATTGAGTAATTTAAGTGCATGATCGAGGAAAactcaaattttgaataaatatgTAACAACTTTTGTTCTACATAGTATCATAGTTTTCTTGCTTTGAGCACGAAAGGCTTTCTTCCTCATTCGTGACCCACTCTCGGAGCCCTCCTCAATCACTACTCCACCCTGATTGCTACAATCTCCCTTTCGCGACCTACATAATAGAGCTGATTAGTCCTCCGATGAAACAGATATGATCTGCTACCTCTACTGATGCTGATTTGATCCATTGCTTTCAATGATTGTTCACCTCTCCATTGCTAATCTGATTAGTCATCCACCTCGCTGATCTGACCAGTCCTCTGGCAATTTATAATAGATCATTCCTCGCTCTGACTACAGATCTCAATGAGCCCTCCTTCCTTATAGGTCTTAGCCAAAGAAGTAGTTACCCCACTCTCTATtactgaatcactcaaattatattatgatagccCTACTATGAATCTCATATAGTATCGATAAGTACTTTGTTCCTTATAGTAATTATCTCTTAATCtagttaataaattattataatttatgtatCGACCCTCTATTATGTAttagtttatattaaaatatattttgtggTTTCTTAAAGGCACTCTCAATCATTGAACTTTTTCTACATAAACACTCTTCACTTTATCTTCATGCTTTCACATACACTAATTGAGCAAACAATACTGATGATAGAATATTTACGTCAGCATATACTCTAACTCTCAATCTAAGTAGATAAGTACTAATGCTAattatatgtaaaatataaaaattataatagatGACTTGACTTTAATAGATCATCTCCtaagtgatgaagaagtcattgTCTATACTCTAATTGGCCTAGGAGATAAATATAAGGAACTTAcaatagcaattctagcaaaagaCTCACTTATGCCATTTGAAGAATAGTATAACAAGTTGATTGATCATGAAACATATCTAAAATAAGAAAAGATGATGATATGACTAATTATCACAACTTAAGTCAGTCAAAAATTTAAAAGAATTAACAATCAAAGTCTCAAACACTTCAACAAATGACAGAATAAGATGCCTCATATACACATGGATAATATGCAGAGCCATCATCCTCCATTACACTATCAATTCTTCGATCGTGATGACAACtttaatcaaaataacttacattATAAGTATCAATAGCTCTTTtactgaatcactcaaattatatgatgacaATCCTACTATGGATCACACACAATACTGACAAGTGCTTGGCTCCTTACAGGACTTATATCTCACATATCTAGATATttcatttgtagtcaataaattatcatgtgCATCAACTTTCTACTATGCATTGTCTATAGTAAAACAAGTCTTGCGGTATCTAAAGGGGACTTTCAATCATAGattttttttcgtaaacactcatcATTTCATCTCTATACCTTCGTCGATGCTAATTGGGTATGTAACATTGATGATAAAACATCTACGTCAGCTAACATTATCTTTCTTAGAGTAAATCTAATCAGTTGTAGttttaaaaaattgaaaatagTTACAAAATCCACAATTGAAGCTAACTATCGAGTCATCGCTACCATCGCTATAGAACTCAACTGGGTCACTAATCGATTATAGAAATTTGACATCACCTCCAAATTCACTCTTATAATATATTGTAATAATGTCGGTGTCACCTACCATTACGCCAATCCTTTGTTTCACTCATGCATAAAATACATTGCTATTGACTTCCGCTTCGTTAGAGAACAAATTGTTAAATATTAACTATATATTTCTCACGTATATACATCTAATTAACTAGTAAACTCTCTCACAAACCTATCGCTCGTAAGATATTTCAATTATATCGatctaagattgatatccttgacaAAAGTCTAATAGTATGATAGAAGATCATAATAGAGACACACATGGAATAATATTCTTTTCACATTATATTTCTCACTTCTATATAAATCTAATCAATTGAagtttcaagaaacaaaacacaATCGCAAAATCTACCACCGAAGTTGAATACCGAGTCATAGCTACCACTGCTACAGAATTCAACTAGGTCACCAATCTACTACACGAACTTGACATCATCTCTCAATCTACTCCTAtaatatactatgataatattAGTGTCACTTACCTATACACCAATCCGGTGTTCTACtcatgcataaaaaatattatcatcgactttcacttcgttaaAGATCAAGTTATCATATATCAATtatgtgtttctcatgttcatgctTTTGATCAATTAACAGACTCCCTCATAAATTTTTTCGCTCCAAAGACACTTCGATTATATCATTCCAATATTAATATTCTTGATAGAAACTCAATTTTACGGGCATGATAAAAgatcataataaaatcaaataCGAAATAACATCTTTACAATTTTTTACATCCTCAATTAATCTATAATTtgatgattaattataaatttaaataattaatatgatTGAATAATTTAAGTATATGATTAAGAAAAATCTTTCGATCGAACTCGGTATAAATAAGTATCATCCAATAAAATTATTCCTCTTCAGAATAACTTTTTTCCATTCTACACCGACATCCTCCGTATCATCGTGCTAAACGCTTATACTCTGCTCTTCACTTGGTGGATGGAGGAGTAGTACATCTGCCAGAGAGTCTGCATCTTGTGGGTGGGAGACAGAAGCCATAATATGTTGCAAACATCAGCCAACTAATTAGAATAGTTTTCTGATTCATACTCTGTCATGCATTTTTATTGCTAGCTGGACTTCAGCATCGTCTAAGATTAAATTATTTGCAGAATAAAATGCGTGGGATAAATCCATCTTTCCCATCCATTGTGTTCAACCCAACCTACAAAATCCAACATATGTACAACAATTAGGTGAACTGTCTAATACAGAATAGTTCAACCTATCATCCTCACTTCCAACTCCTGCCAAGTCGAAGctgatgaatgaatgaatgaagtcGATAAGAGTATACCCGTGAGGGATGTTTGGAGGCATTCACAACTCAGAGTGGCAAAGAAGATCCAAATCGGAACACGCGTCGCATTGGCACACCCAAACAGCTCCTCCTCGACGCTTTCCTTTCCGCCTCTATCACGAGCACCTCACTTCAgattcctctccctctttccgcGTTACCCCACTCTCCTACTTTTAACTCTCCCTTAGCATTTGGTTCCGAGTTTCTGCTTGCTCTTTGTGCATGCATATGCATATGCATGAAGCAGTACTTCACTAGCACTACGAGCTCCATCGCTACAGCACGCCAGCATCGTTCGTCTCACTCACGGTACTGACTCTAAGCAGACTGCCGGTAAACCGATGCTATGTGAATGTTTGTAAGCGAAAAGACCATCATGTAGTGGTGGGAATGGGTTTCGTGAGTCATAATTGGGCTTCAATTATTGCAGCAGGTGCATCTCCGTTCCCAGTGGGCCAAGCAGTCAGCAGTTTGATGGGGAATGCGATGTCGACCTCACTGACACTTTGTGCTGGCTATCCATTATTCCGTGGGAGCTCATCCCATGCTTTCTCAGGTAACAGCAAGACTGCATGCGTGATGTAACAAAATAATGATTGGATTGTTAGCTAATATTGCAATTCATCCACGCGAAAGGTTTCTATCAGCAATGATGTTTGTCCTTCTGTAACAGCTGACGTAGGCAAAGTAATCTACGATACCTCAACATCGTGTCGGACTTGCCCTATTATAATTTATCGAAGCTACTCCTCCAGGCGTTTCCGGAAGAGGCCGGAGGAAGGGAAGCTCGGGGGTGGAACAAAGAAAGATGACATCCAGAGATCAAAAGAAGGCTGTCTTGCATGAGAAGCTGCAGCTGCTTCGATCTGTCACCAACTCCAGCGCAGTAATACGCTTAATTTTCTCGATAATTGTTGTGTCTTGTTGATGTATTTGTGCTGCTGCATCTCCATCATGTTTGAAAGTCCTCCTACCATTTTCTGACTCCTTATTTCGCACTGTGATTTATCGAATGACGTCCGATTGTTCTCTTCCATTTGCAAGCTGCAAAACCTACTGTCATCCTATAGTTCCTTACTGCTAACTTCTGACATGGTCCCTTTTCCATCCTCCTCTTCTATTAGAGCATGGAGTGGATGGAAACCCATACGAGTCGATCGATCCAAATGTATCGAACTCATTTATGCCATCTAAATTAATTTGAGAATAATTGGAAGCACAAACAAATTACTTCAACATCTAAACTGTACAGTTATCCTTTAAAAGGTACCTTAGTACTGATCGCAGATACTCTCGTTCTTTTATTCTCAGATTTCATGTACTTGTGGTATTACACTTTGCCGCATCATCTAACGCTCTCCCCGTACGTAGCTAAGCAAAGCTTCTATTATAGTGGACGCGTCAAAATACATCCAAGAGCTGAAGCAAAAGGTGGAAGCATGCAAACGAGATCTCGCGGAGGAAAGCTCCCTCCCCATGGTATTCTCCGGTAGTAGGCTATGTGAACATGGAAGAACTCACGGTTGGCCTGGTTTCACTTCTCTACAATATCCCTGCAGGTTAATGTCGAAACCCTAGAAAAGGGTTTCTGGATCAATGTATTCTCCGACAAGAACTGCCCGGGCATGCTTGTCTCCGTTCTTCAGGCATTCCAGGAACTTGGTCTTGATGTGCTGGATGCGACCATCTCCTCCGCCGACTCATTTCGTCTTGAAGCTGTTGGAGGAGAAGTAAGCAGATAAATTCCATCACCAGACCTCTAGTATACTCCACACATGAGCATGCTAATGCATCTCTCATCCTCATATATAATAATACACAAGTAACTAAGGTGACTGATGTTCAAGCTGTGCTCCTCCAGTAATGATCTACACATAGACACTGTGCTCTCTCTCTACATGCATAAACGCATTCATTGATGTGTCTGCTTGTGTACTATATGTTTGATGTAGCTTTCTTCTCCTGCATAATTATGTGTATCTACAGAGGTGTGCAGACCACACTGCTCCTTTCTCATCAATCCGGTAATACAAGATAGATATATAAGAAGGTTTCCACACTCTTACATGCATTAACATGTATTTGAACAAGATACATGGCATCAAGTCCAAAAGAATTGGTCATTGTGCATGGTCCTACTGCAAACTATATCTCTAAGTGGAGATAGGATCTATATTAGGGTTTATCATGTCCCAATTTTGTTTGAGTGATGTTTAGTTACGTTCGATATCGACATGAAACAATACTTCACATTTGACTTATAAttggtatatgtatatatatcatatattgtCTTAAAACAAAGCATATGAAGAAAGAAACTCCGAAGCGCATGCATTATTAATTTGCGTATAATGTGAAAAATACAAGAATAATGATAGAGGTCGAATTCTGCATAGTGAGTGAACCATTGAGAATTCAATGCTGAATTCTGAGATTTCATTTCAATAGGCATTcatccttctctttttcttctggCAGCCGCAGAATGAGAGCGTGGATGCACGGATGGTGAGGCAAGTGGTGGTGCAAGCTATTAAGAAGTGTATGTGAAGTTAAGCAACGAGCAAAACCAGAAGGAGAATGGAGGAGCAAAAGGGTCTCTAAAGGATTGGAGAAAAATAGTAGAACAGAATTGTGCAGCTTTCTCCAAAGTGCAAGCGAGCATATAAATTGTTTCTATTGTTTTCTGTCATTCTGCCTTCCAATATCTGCAACCAAAAAAAGCAGTCTTTTACTGTCTCAAAGGAACACAAATAATGATGGATTGTGTATATAAATAAGTAGATATCAGAAATAATTAATTACTAATATTTTATGCAATATCGGATGCTTGGTTTTTGTTCTGACATCCTAATTCGGATTTTCCTGATTTAAAACTTTTAATGCGATATATgtagttattaaaaaatattcatgtgtAAGATAAAAATAGTAAATAGttaaagaaaatataattaacaTGAAAATAAGGAAGCGATAAAAACTTAAATTTATGGATCAAATTTAATATATGTCATCTGACTCCTCTAAATCCTTTTTCGATGTTCACACAAACTGAATGGCAAAAAGGTTTTCATAGATATCCGATTTTGCCGAGTCAGTTTTGAATCACAATTAACCATTATCACGATACAGTTTCAATTCTCCATGTTTGATAGGCTCTCCCTGTAACATTTGCAACAAATTTGTTTAGAGATTTTATACCTGGTATTTGGCACATCATGCTATTTAAGTTCTAATTAAAGATGCTGCCCAATGTACTCCTAATGTACTAAGATCACATACATGCTAAAGCATGATAATGGCCTTTATTTATGCCGTCAAATGTCCGCATACGTGTGGGTAAGCAAAGCAGGAACCAAAAGTTATACATTtatgattatattaaaaaataaactaaTTTTTCGATTATGCACCTCTAAGATTACGAAGGAGTTGATTCATAATTGATCAAAGTTTGGGGTTAGAAAGTTAACATCAATCAAGATCATCGATGGAGTCCAACAGAGCATCGATATCCGGGGTCACCACAGCGCGCCTGTCGATCTCCCCGAGTACACAACAGCGCTTGTCTTTAGTATTAATAGCTATGACATCTTGAGCGAATGAACCGCATAAACCAGGAGAAACCTGCAAGGAAGAAATTGAATCCTAATTAGCAAGCAGGGCTAACATATCAGCTGCTTAGAAAAGAATACAAGCAACAAAAATGCAACTCACATCAAACAGTGTATCTCCTAGCTTCATCTTGACTTTCCCACTCTTGTAGACCAATAGTTTACCCATAAACCCCGGTGGCAGCTCCTCCAATTTGCAGCCCTTCTTCAATGCACGGTCTACCTTGCCTGCAGCACCTTTAGTGTTTGTGGTTGCAGCAGGTTGCTTTGGCAGTGGAAGGTTTGCAGGAAACTGAAAGAAGAGCATATGTGTTTCTTCCCTCTTCTCCTGCCATGATCGTCATTGAGATGCTAATGAGAGCAATG
It encodes the following:
- the LOC135585695 gene encoding transcription factor SCREAM2-like gives rise to the protein MTSRDQKKAVLHEKLQLLRSVTNSSALSKASIIVDASKYIQELKQKVEACKRDLAEESSLPMVNVETLEKGFWINVFSDKNCPGMLVSVLQAFQELGLDVLDATISSADSFRLEAVGGEPQNESVDARMVRQVVVQAIKKCM